The segment CCCGCAGACAGCAAATTCGCCGTCGAGCCTGTGGTTGAGAAAAAGGTGAAGGAACTGCCCTCCGGACCATTGTTTTGGCGGCTGGAAAATTTCCCAACGCTGGCGCAGGCCCAAAGCGCTGCGGGCCCGACCTCGCTTGCGGCGGAGGTCGCAGGCAAGGTCTGGCTGTTCACGCTTGGACCGAAGGATGGGTCTACGCCCGGCGGAACCAAGGTCGTCGAGATCGGTCCCCTTCCGCCGATCAGCGCGAGCGAGTATTTGCTGCGCGTCAACCGCGCCGGTGGAGCGCCCGGTGCCAAGACGCCGATCCATACGCATCCGGGGCCCGAGGCCTTCTACGTGCTGGCCGGCAAGCTCGGCCAGAGGACGCCCCACGGCGTAGCCTACGCCGAAGCCGGCACGGCCATGACCGGACACGGGGCCGATACGCCGATGGAAGTGTTCAGCGCCGGCACAACCGATCTCGATGAGCTGGCCATTTTCGTGGTCGACGCCAATCAGCCGTTCTCGTCGAAGGCCAGCCTCGACTGAGGCGACATTTCCCGGGGTGGCGCGAATGTTCGGGACGAGCTGAGGCGGCACCCAAGCGAAGATCCGCAAGCTTCCCGAAATTTTGGATCTTCGCTTACACGCATCATCGAATGGCAGTTTTGGTCCGGTTCTCGCTGACGCGGAACCTTCGGTTCGTGATCATGGCCTACTCCAGCCATTCGGTGATGAAGCTGCTGTTTTCGTGGATGTCGGTGGTCTCCAGCGGGCCTGGGCCGAGATTGGTGAATTTGTGCGGCGTGTTCGGCGGCACGATCAGGATCTGGCCGGCCGACGCCTCGATCTGCCGGTCGCCGACGGTGAACAGCCCGGTGCCCGTGCGGATGATGAAAATCTCGCAATAGGGATGCATGTGCAGCCGCGGGCCGCCGCCGATCTCCGGCAGATAGTTGAAGATCAGGCAGCTTTTGGAGCCGTAGGCGCCGCACTGCAGTTCGCCCTGCCAATGGTCGGGCCAGCGGTCGGGCGTCCCGGCCCATTTGTCGCGATCGATGACATGCGCCATGAGCCGAGAATAAACCGAGGCCACGTCTTCTGTCGAGGCAACGCAGGCGCTGCTTCGCGGGTCGATTTCGGTCGTTTTCGCCGTGTTCGACATGGGCCCGTCGCCACGCCGCCCACCGTCGAATTGCGTCCCCGCGACAATCTGCCCTTGTGCCTTCACCCGTCTGGACAAAAACGGGCTTCACGCATAAACCGAAGTCCAATTGCCGGAGGAATTCGCTAGCCTGTTCGCCATGCGCTGTCGGGTTGGCGTGAAAGAGCGGGGAACAAGCCTCGGCCACCGGCACGGAAGAGGCGAAAGGATCAGGCACCCGTGAGCGCAACCGACATCCAGGATCCCAACCGCCGTGATTTTCTCTACGTCGCCACTGGCATGGCTGCGGTGGTCGGCGCGGGTGCCGTCGCCTGGCCGTTCATCGACCAGATGCGCCCGGATGCCTCGACGCTGGCGCTGGCCTCGGTCGAGGTCGACGTCTCCTCGCTGACGCCGGGAACGTCGCTTGTGGTGAAATGGCGCGGCAAACCGGTGGTGGTGCGCAACCGCACCGAAAAAGAGATGAAGGACGGCCAGGCGGTCAATCTGGCCGAGCTCAAGGATCCGCTCGCCCGCAACGCCAATCTGCCGGCCGATGCGCCGGCGACGGACGCCAACCGCACCACGCCGGGCAAGGAGGCCTGGATGGTGATGGTCCAGGTCTGCACCCATCTCGGCTGCATTCCGCTCGGCCAGGAAGGCGAGTTCGGCGGCTGGTTCTGCCCGTGCCACGGTTCGACATACGACACCGCCGGCCGCGTCCGCGGCGGACCGGCGCCGGAGAACATGTCGGTGCCGGTATTCCAGTTCATTTCCGACACCAAGATCCGTATCGGCTGAGGCGAGGGGACATTTTTATGAGCGAGGGACACTCGACCTATACGCCCAAGACCGGCATCGGACGCTGGGTCGACGCCCGCATGCCGCTGCCGCGGCTGGTCTATGACAGTTTCGTCGCCTATCCGGTGCCGCGCAACCTCAATTATGCGTGGACCTTCGGCGGCATCCTGGCGCTCATGCTGGCGGCGCAGATGCTGACCGGCATCGTGCTGGCCATGCACTATGCGGCGGACAGCAGTCTCGCCTTCGATTCGGTCGAGAAGATCATGCGCGACGTGAATTCGGGCTGGCTGTTGCGTTATCTGCATTCGAACGGCGCGTCGTTCTTCTTCGTCGCCGTCTATATCCATATCTTCCGCGGCCTCTACTATGGTTCCTACAAGGCGCCGCGCGAGCTTCTGTGGATCCTCGGCTGCATCATCTACCTCTTGATGATGGCGACAGGCTTCATGGGCTATGTGCTGCCCTGGGGACAGATGTCGTTCTGGGGGGCGACCGTCATCACCGGCTTCTTCAGCGCCATTCCGCTGGTCGGCGAATGGATCCAGCAGCTTCTGCTCGGCGGCTTCGCTGTCGACAACCCGACGCTGAACCGCTTCTTTTCATTGCACTATCTGCTGCCGTTCATGATCGCCGGCGTCGTCGTGCTGCATATCTGGGCGCTGCATGTGGTCGGCCAGTCGAACCCGACCGGCATCGAGGTCAAATCGAAGACCGATACCGTCGCCTTCACCCCTTACGCGACCATCAAGGACGCGTTCGGGATGCTGGTGTTCCTGTTCGTCTTCGCCTATTTCGTCTTCTACCTGCCGAACTTTCTCGGTCATCCCGACAACTACGTCGTCGCCGACCCGCTGAAGACGCCGGCCCATATCGTGCCGGAATGGTACTTCCTGCCGTTCTACGCGATCCTGCGCGCCATCACCTTCAATATCGGGCCGATCAACTCCAAGCTCGGTGGCGTGCTGGCGATGTTCGGCTCCATCGCCGTGCTGTTCCTGGTGCCGTGGCTCGACACCTCGAAGGTGCGCTCGGCGGTCTACCGGCCCTGGTACAAGCTGTTCTTCTGGCTGTTCGTGATCGATGCCGTCCTGCTTGGCTGGCTGGGTTCGCAGCCGGCCGAAGGCAGCTACGTCTTCATGGCGCAGATGGCGACATTGTTCTACTTCGCCTTCTTCCTGGTCGTGCTGCCGGTGCTGGGCCTGATCGAGACCCCGCGGCGATTGCCGAATTCAATCACCGAGGCAGTTCTCGAGAAGAACAAGGGTGGCGGTGGCGGGCATCCGGCTCGCGCGACAGCCGCGCCGGAAACCAAGGGCTGAGCATGCTGCCGAAAAGTGGAGACCGGTTTTCGGACAAGATCATGCTCGAGACGACGACAGCGCGCCAGAGAATCTCAAGGGGATTTGGTATGAAGACGATTCTCACCTCGCTGGCGCTGCTCGGCTTTGTGCTGGCAGGCACTGCGGCCGCGACCACCGTGGCAATCGCCCAGGAGGAGGCGCACAGCGAAGCCGCGCCGACGCATTTCCCGATACACGAGCCGAAGGAGATGGACTGGAGCTTCGCCGGGCCGTTCGGCACCTACGACAAGGCGCAGTTGCAGCGCGGGCTGAAGGTCTACAAGGAAGTCTGCGCCGCCTGTCATTCGATGAAATTGGTGGCGTTCCGCACCCTGGAAGACCTTGGCTATTCGGAAGCGCAGGTCAAGGCGCTGGCCGCCGAGTACACGATCAACGATGGCCCCAACGATGCCGGCGAGATGTTCGATCGTCCCGGCATACCGTCCGACTATTTCCCGTCGCCGTACCCCAACGATCAGGCAGCAGCGGCCGCCAATGGCGGAGCTGCCCCGCCCGATATGTCGCTGCTGGCCAAGGCGCGCGGCGTCGAGCGCGGCTTTCCGCGCTTCGTCTTCGACATCTTCACGCAATACGCCCAGGGCGGTCCCGACTACATCCACTCGCTGCTGACCGGCTATGACGAGCAGCCGCCGGCGGGCATGGAGATACCGGAAGGCACCCACTACAATCCGTACTTCATAGCCGGCGTCTCGCTGAAGATGCCCAACCCGCTATCCGACGATCAGGTGACCTATGACGACGGCTCGCCGCAGACGGTCGACCAGTATTCCCGCGACGTGTCGGCCTTCCTGATGTGGGCAGCCGAGCCGCATCTGGAAGACCGCAAGAAGACCGGCTTTCGCGTGCTGGTCTTCCTGTTGCTGTTCGGCGCGCTGGTCTATCTGACCAAGCGCAAGGTGTGGGCCGGCGTGGCGCACTGAGCTGCTCCAAGCCACGAGATCGAAAGGGCGTCGAAGGGCGCCCTTTTTGATGTCCAGGACTGCCTCCGAAGACCGGCTCCGAAGGTCCCCGGCTCCAGTCCTTTGCCGGACAATTTCTTCCAGGCGCCACATCGCGGTAGCCGTCGCCGGCCGCGCCGGGTTACGATCGGTCAAAATTCCCTTTCACGTCTTCAAGTCGGACGAACGCTCGGAGAGCCGCCCCATGAAACCTTCGCTCGAAGACACGCTGCTTGCCGCGATCCGCACCATTCCGGACTATCCCAAGCCGGGCATCCTGTTTCGCGACATCACGACGCTTTTAAGCAATGCGCGCGCCTTCCGCCGCGCCATCGACGAACTGGTGCATCCCTATGCCGGCCAGAAGGTCGACAAGATCGCCGGCATCGAGGCGCGTGGTTTCATCCTTGGCGGCGCCGTCGCCCACCAGCTCTCGGCCGGATTCGTGCCGATCCGCAAGAAGGGCAAGCTGCCTTACGAGACGGTGCGCGTCGCCTACAGCCTCGAATACGGGCTGGACGAGATGGAGATGCATAGGGATGGCGTGTCTCCGGGTGAGAAGGTGATCCTGGTCGACGACCTGATCGCCACCGGCGGCACGGCGGAGGCAGCGGTCAAGCTGCTGCGGCAGATCGGCGCCGACATTATCGCCGCCTGCTTCGTCATCGACCTGCCGGACCTCGGCGGCCGCGACAAGCTCGAGGCGCTCGGCGTGCCGGTCAGGACGCTGATCGGGTTCGAAGGGCATTGACGCTCTTGCCTTCTCCCCTTGTGGGAGAAGGTGGATCGGCGCGCAGCGCCGAGACGGAAGAGGGGTGTTGGACGGAGTGCTGTCGGTGCCAAGCTGGAGCACCCCTCATCCGACCGAGCTTCGCTCGGCCACCTTCTCCCACAAGGGGAGAAGGAAAAAGGGCGCTTCATCCCACCTTCACCAGCACGGCGCTTTCGAACTCGATGACCTTGTCGCCGGTCGAATCGAAAGCCTCCGAGCGCAGCGTCAGCACTCGCCAGCCCGGCCGCGATGCGATGGGGCGGTGGGCAAGCGCGGTGCGGGTGAAGGTCACGGTTTCTCCGGCATAGACGGGTTTTAGCCATTTGAGGTTCTTGAAGCCGGGCGAGGGGCCGAATTCGGGGGCGGGCCCGGCGCCGGCCCAGCTGATGCCCTCGACCTCCACGCCGGTCGCAAGGTTCAACTTCATCCAGGTTGCTGCCGTGTGCCAGCCGGAGGCGCACAGGCCGCCGAACACGCTGTTCTTCGCCGCCTCTTCGTCGAGGTGAAAAATCTGCGGATCGTATTTCCTGGCGAATGCCTTGATCGCCTCTGGCTCGAATTTGTGCGAACCGAGGGTGACGGTGACGCCGATGCAGAAGAACTCGTCCAATGTCATGATCGGCCCTGTGCGGCATCACGGGCGAGGAACATGACCGTGTTCTCGAGCTCGAAGACGCCTTCGCCACGCTGGTTGAAAAGCTCGCTGCGCATGGTGACGAGGCCGAGCTGAGGCTTGGACCTGGACAGTCGCTTGGCAAGGACGGTGGTGTTGCCGCTCAAGATGTCGCCGGCCAGCACCGGCCGCTTCCACCGGACCTGGTCGACGCCAGGGGCGCCTTGCGAGGTCGAGTCCAGCAGGAAGGCGTCGCACAGCATGCGCATGAACATCGCGCAGGTGTGCCAGCCGGAGGCCGCCAGCCCGCCAAGGATGCTGGCCCTGCCCGCCGCTTCGTCGAGATGCATTGGCTGCGCATCGAACTCCTGCGCGAATTCGATGATCTCGGCCGCACTCACCAGCTTCGTGCCGAGGTCGAGCGAGGCGCCCTCGACGAAATCCTCATAGGCCCACGTCGTTCGCCTGGATTGCTCTCCGGTCATGGTCTGGAATCCGGTTCAAGTTTGTACGATCGCCACGATCGGCTTCCCGGATGCAGGCCTGGGCCAATTTGGTCAAGTCATTTCTGCTGCGCCAGGCCATCGCGACCAACGCAATAGAGGCTCCGAAGCCTCTACAACCAGCCGCGGCGGCGGAAATACCAGAACGGCAGGATCGCCGAGAGGATCATCAAGCCGATGGCGAAAGGATAGCCAAAATTCCAGGTCAGTTCGGGCATGACATTGAAATTCATGCCGTAGATCGAGGCGACCAGCGTCGGCGGCAGGAAGATGACCGCGGCGACGGAGAAGATCTTGATGATGGCGTTCTGCTCGATCGAGATCATGCCGAGCGTCGCGTCGAGCAGGAAGTTGATCTTCTGCGACAGGAAGGTGGCGTGGTCGGCGAGCGACAGCACATCGCGCGACAAGGTCTTGATGCGCGCGCGGATGTCCTTGCTCATCCTGGTCTGGGTCGAGGCGTGGGTGAGGAAGCCGGCGAGCCGCTGCAGCGAGATCAGGCTATCGCGGATCGAGGAGGCGATGTCCTCCTTGCGGCCGATGGCTTTCAGCAATTCCTGAAAATCGCGATTGCGCTTCGACGCCTTGGTCGAGCTTGGCTGGAAGATATCGCGCGAGATCGCCTCGATGTCGCGGCCGGCACGCTCCAGAATGTCGGCGAGGCGGTCGACGATCGCCTCCAGCAGGCCGATCAGGATGGTGTCGCCGCTGGTGCAGCCGGTCGCCACCTTCTCGGCGCGCTGCGGAAACGTCTTGAACGCCTTCGGTTCGTGGTAGCGCACGGTGATCAGCCGGTTGCCGGCCAGCACGAAGGTGACCGGCGACATCAGGGGATCGTCGGCCTCGGTCTGGGCCGGCAGAATGGCGGTCATGAAATAGGCGCCGTTCTCGACATAGAGGCGGCTCGAAATCTCGATCTCCTCCATCTCCTCGCGCGTCGGAATGGCAACGCCGAGCCAGGCCTCGATGGCCGCTTCCTCTTCCTTTGTCGGGCTCACAAGATCGGCCCAGACGATCTGGTCGCTGTTTGCCAGGAGATCGTCGGCAAGGCGCAGGCGATCATTGTCCACGACGAATGCCTTGATCATCGCCGGGTCTCCCTTGCTGGGGCCAAAAGGATGGGTTCGAGCGGGCGCGGATTGCACGCGCTTTCGACGAAAGTCGGGCCGGTGCAGACGCCCCTTAGACTGGGCATTGCGGGCAGTCAAGCCGCGCGGAAAGGGCCCGTGCAGCCTCTTCCTTCTCCCCTTGTGCAGGGCTGTCCGGGGAAAGTTTTGAGTGAATCGAAATGCCACATGTGCATGCCCCGTAAAACGGGGTTTGTCCGTCTTTTCTCTGGTTGTCGAGACTCAGAAAAGGAACGGGGCATGCGCTTTGCACCTAGCATCTTCGGGCAGCTTCTTGAACCCATCGATCGGCGTCAATTCCAAGCAATTGTGGATCGCCACGACGGGGATGCGTACGACAAATCGTTCAGAAGCTGGGATCATCTGGTGGCGCTGATCTATGCCCAGTTCTGCGGCAGCAGCAGCTTGCGTGGCCTGGAAGCCGGCTGGAACGCCAACAGCCAGCATCATTATCACCTGGGCAGCGGTCCGTTGATGCGTTCGACCTTGTCGGATGCCAACAGACGGCGTCCGGTCGCCATCTTTGCCGAGGCGTTCGGTCTGGTGGCGAACCTGCTCGACAGGCAAATGCGGCGCGAGGGCGAAGCGATGCTGCGGCTGATCGACTCGACCCCCATTCCGCTCGGCAAACTGTGCGATTGGGCCAAGTCGAACGGGCGCATCCGCGGCATGAAGGTGCATGTCGTCTATGACCCGAAGACCGACTGTCCGCGCATCCTCGACATCACCGACGCCAACGTCAACGACGCCCAGGTCGGTCGCCAGATCACGATCGAAGCTGGAGCGACCTACGTGTTCGACAAGGGCTACTGCCATTATGGCTGGTGGACGGCGATCGCCGAAGCCGGATCGATCTTCGTGACGCGGCCCAAATCCAACATGAGGCTGGCGCTGCTGCGTGATCGCCCTATAGCCGAGCCGCAGGGCGACGGCTTCCTGGTTGTGGAAGACAGTGAGGTAAGCTTGGTCAGCAAGGCTGCTTGCAAGCTGCCGATGCGGCTGCGTCGCCTGCGCGTTCAGCGCGAAACGGGCGACACCATCACGCTTTTGACCAACGATCTGGAGCGCTCTGCCGTCGAGATTGGACGGCTTTACAAAGGCCGCTGGCACATCGAGCTTCTGTTCCGATGGATCAAGCAGCACCTCAAGATCCGCAAGTTCCTCGGCAACAACGGCAATGCAATCCGCCTGCAACTCTTTGCCGCAATGATCGCCTTTGCGCTGCTGCGCATTGTCGCGCGCACCCGCCGCGTCACTATTCCTATCTTGAGGTTCACAGAACTGGTCGCTCAATACTTGTTCGGGCGGCGGAAACTGCACACCATCGATAAGCCGCCACCGGTCAATCCAAGCCGACCAAGGGACCGAGCCTCTCCCAATCAGATGGCCTTCATTTATGAATAACTTTCCCCGGACAGCCCTGCCCCTTGTGGGAGAAGGTGGATTGGCGCGCAGCGCCAAGACGGTTGAGGGGTGCTGGACGGAGTGCTGTTGGTGCCAAGCTGGATCACCCCTCATCCGTCCGAGCTTCGCCCGGCCACCTTCTCCCACAAGGGGAGAAGGAAGAAGGTCAGCTCAGGTGTTGAACTTGAACAGCATGATATCGCCGTCCTGGACGACATATTCCTTGCCTTCGTCGCGCGCCTTGCCGGCTTCCTTGGCCGCCACTTCGCCGCCGAGCGTGACGAAGTCGTTGTAGGCGATGGTCTGGGCACGGATGAAGCCGCGCTCGAAATCGGTGTGGATGACGCCTGCCGCCTGTGGCGCCCTGGCGCCCTTGTGCACGGTCCAGGCGCGCGTCTCCTTCGGCCCGACGGTGAAATAGGTGATGAGCTGCAGCAACTCGTAGCCGGCGCGGATGACCTTGTTCAAGCCAGGTTCCTCAAGGCCCAGCGTTGCCAAAAATTCCATCTCCTCTTCGTCGCTGAGCTGCGCGACCTCGGCTTCGATCGCCGCGGAAATCACCACGGTGCGGGCGCCTTGCGCGGCAGCCATCTGCTCGACCGCTTTGGTGTGCGCGTTGCCGGTGGCAGCATCGGTCTCGGCGACGTTGCAGACATAGAGCACTGGGTGCGATGTCAGCAGGTTCAGCCCCTGCAGGATGCGCAGATCCTCGGCGGAGATATTTTTGAGCAGGATGCGGGCCGGCTTGCCGGCCTGCAGCAGTTCAAGAGCGGCTTCCATCATCGGAAGCACGGTCAGCGCCTCCTTGTCCTTGCCGGAAGCGCGCTTGCGGAACTGCACGATGCGGCGCTCGAGGCTGTCGAGATCGGCGAGCATCAGCTCAGTCTCGACGGTCTCGGCATCGGCGACGGGATCGATGCGGCCCTCGACATGGGTGATGTCATCATCCTCGAAACAGCGCAGCACATGGACGATGGCGTCGACCTCGCGGATATTGGCCAGGAACTGGTTGCCCAGCCCTTCGCCTTTCGAGGCGCCGCGCACCAGGCCGGCGATGTCGACGAAGGAGATGCGGGTCGGGATGATCTCCTTCGACTTGCCGATCGCCGCGATCTTTTGCAGGCGCGGGTCGGGCACCGCCACTTCGCCGGTGTTCGGTTCGATGGTGCAGAACGGATAGTTGGCGGCCTGCGCCGCCGCCGTCCTGGTCAGCGCGTTGAAAAGCGTCGACTTGCCGACGTTGGGCAAGCCAACGATGCCGCATTTGAAACCCATTTTTTGTCCGGTCCTATCGGGAAATCGAGATTTGATGAGGGCTATGGGCGAAACGGGTGACGAACGTCAAGCCCTGCAGCCCCGATCCGTGGCCAGGCTCATTCCTTGCCGCCAAACAGCTTCTTCAGCATGGCGGCCATCGGCCCGGTCTCGGGCAGCTTGGCCGCCGGCTGCTGCGGCCGCGCCGGGCGAACGTGGCTTTGTGCTTTCGGCGCCTTGGCTGGCGGGCGGTCGTCGTCGCCGGTCGGCGCGAGCTTGTCGCGCAAGGCCAGCGTCACGCGATTCATGAAGGAATTGTCGTCGCCCTTGGCAAGCAGTCCGGCAGCCTCGGCGATGGTATCGAGCAGCACGTCCAGCCACTCGCGGTCGGTTTTGGCGAAATCGCCAAGCACATGGCCATGCACCATTGCCTTGACGCCGGGGTGGCCGACGCCAATGCGCACACGGCGGAAATCCTTGCCGACGTGCTGTTCGAGCGAGCGGATACCGTTGTGGCCACCGGAACCGCCGCCGACCTTGACCCGCACCTTGCCGGCGGCAAGGTCGATCTCGTCATAGAAGACGGACAGCGCCGAAGCGTCGAGCTTGTAAAAGCGCAGGGCTTCGCCGACCGACTGGCCGGACAGATTCATGAAGGTCTGCGGCTTGATCAGGAGGATTTTCTCGCCGGCAAGCGTGCCTTCGGCGATCAGGCCCTGGAATTTTTTCGACCAGGGCGAAAAGGAATGACGGCGGGCGATTGCGTCCGCCGCCATGAAGCCGACATTGTGCCGGTGGTTGGCGTATTTCGCGCCCGGATTGCCGAGGCCTGCAAACAGCAGCATCGTCACCTCCGGGCGGAAAGGATTACTTCTCTTCGTCGGCTGGAGCCTCTTCAGGTTCCGCCGCTTCGGCCGTCTCTTCTGCCGCCTCCGGCTTCATCGCCGAGGAGCCGGCAATGGTCGCGATGGTGAAGTCGCGGTCGGAGATCACCGGCTTGACGCCGGCCGGCAGCTTGACCGCCGAGATGTGGATCGAATCGCCGATGTCGGTGCCTGTGAGATCGACGGTGATGAATTCCGGGATCGCATTGGCCGGGCAATGGAACTCGACTTCATGACGCACGATGTTGAGAACGCCGCCGCGCTTGATGCCGGGCGACTTGTCCTCGTTGATGAAGTGGACCGGCACGTCGACATTGACTTCGGTGTCCTTGCCGATGCGCAGGAAGTCGACATGGACCGGGAAATCCCTGACTGGGTCGAGCTGGTAGTCCTTGGGCAGGACCTGGATCTTCTTGCCGTCGACATCGATCGTGGCGATCGTGGTGAGGAACCCGCCGCCATGGATCTTGTAGTAGATGTCCTTGTAGGTCAGCGCAATTGCCAGGGGAGGCTGCTTGTCACCGTAGATTACTGCAGGCACTTTACCGTTACGGCGAACTGCACGGGCGGACCCCTTACCGACCTGTTCGCGCGCTTCGGCCTTGAGCTCGTAAGTATCGCTCATGGCATTTCCTTTCGCGTTGTTCTGGAGCGTTCGCGGCCGGCGAGATACCTGGGCCGTAAACGTCGAAAGCCGTCATGGCCTTACATGATCTGTTCCAAAATCAATTTTGGGATCACGTGAGGCCGGACAGCCTTCCGCCGCGTTGCCTCCAAGGGTGTCTACGCGGGTGGCGGCTCTATAGCGGAAGGCGGGGCGGGGTGCAAGCCGTGGCCGACAGCCGTGGCCGACAGCCGTGGCGGGTGGCCAAGGCGGGTGGTCAAGGCGGGTCGGCCGTGCGATGCAGAACCTTTAGATGCCGAGGGACAGCGCCCCCCTCTGTCCTGCCGGACATCTCCCCCACTTGGGGGGAGATCGGCAGCTTCGCCGACAGCGTCCTTTTTGCAACGCTGGTGGTTGGCGAAATCAGTGATGAAGGCCAATCTCCCTCCTTGTGGGGGAGATGTCCGGCAGGACAGAGGGGGGCGCGAAGGATCGCTACGGAGCGCTTTTATTCTGGTCCGCTGCATTCTTCGGCTGATGTCACGGCATGGATGCCAGAGTCTGCGCCGCGTCGCTTCGCTCCTTGCTTGCCCTAGGATGACGAAGACGTGGGGGCTTACCGCTAATCGAGCTTCCTGGCTTGCCTCATATTGGGCAAAAAAACCGTCAGCAGCCCGAGCAGCGGCAAATACGAGCAGACCTGAAAGACGAAGTCGATGCCTTTGACATCGGCGACGACGCCGAGCACGGCGGCGGCGATGCCGCCCATGCCGAAGGCGAAGCCGAAGAAGATGCCGGCGATCATGCCGACGCGGCCGGGCACCAGTTCCTGGGCGAAGACGACGATGTTCGAGAAGGCCGAGGACAGGATCAGGCCGATCAGCACGGTCAGGATCATCGTCCATTCGAAATTGGCGTAGGGCAGGGCCAGCGTGAACGGCAGCACGCCGACGATCGAGAACCAGATCATCGGCTTCTGTCCGTAGCGGTCGCCGAACGGGCCGCCGAGCAGGATGCCCAAAGCCGAGGCGCCGAGGAACAGGAACAGCATGACCTGCGACATCTGCACCGAAACGCCGAATTTATCGATGGCGTAGAACGTGTAGTAGCTGGCGAGGCTGGCAACGTAGGCGTTTTTTGTCAGCACCAGCAAGGTCAGCACCGCCAGCGCGCCCATCACCTTGCGGCGCGGGAAGGGCGAGACGA is part of the Mesorhizobium sp. L-2-11 genome and harbors:
- the pth gene encoding aminoacyl-tRNA hydrolase — translated: MLLFAGLGNPGAKYANHRHNVGFMAADAIARRHSFSPWSKKFQGLIAEGTLAGEKILLIKPQTFMNLSGQSVGEALRFYKLDASALSVFYDEIDLAAGKVRVKVGGGSGGHNGIRSLEQHVGKDFRRVRIGVGHPGVKAMVHGHVLGDFAKTDREWLDVLLDTIAEAAGLLAKGDDNSFMNRVTLALRDKLAPTGDDDRPPAKAPKAQSHVRPARPQQPAAKLPETGPMAAMLKKLFGGKE
- a CDS encoding 50S ribosomal protein L25/general stress protein Ctc is translated as MSDTYELKAEAREQVGKGSARAVRRNGKVPAVIYGDKQPPLAIALTYKDIYYKIHGGGFLTTIATIDVDGKKIQVLPKDYQLDPVRDFPVHVDFLRIGKDTEVNVDVPVHFINEDKSPGIKRGGVLNIVRHEVEFHCPANAIPEFITVDLTGTDIGDSIHISAVKLPAGVKPVISDRDFTIATIAGSSAMKPEAAEETAEAAEPEEAPADEEK